One segment of Macrotis lagotis isolate mMagLag1 chromosome 1, bilby.v1.9.chrom.fasta, whole genome shotgun sequence DNA contains the following:
- the ANKRD11 gene encoding ankyrin repeat domain-containing protein 11 isoform X1, producing MPKGGCSKAPQLEDFSLSNDMVEKQTGKKDKDKVSLTKTPKLDRSDGGKEVKERATKRKLPFTVGTNGDQKDSDTEKQGPERKRIKKEPATRKPGLLFGMGLSGIRAGYPLSERQQVALLMQMTAEESANSPVDTTPKHPSQSTVCQKGTPNSASKTKDKVNKRNERGETRLHRAAIRGDARRIKELINEGADVNVKDFAGWTALHEACNRGYYDVAKQLLAAGAEVNTKGLDDDTPLHDAANNGHYKVVKLLLRYGGNPHQSNRKGETPLKVANSPTMVNLLLGKGTYTSSEESSTESSEEEDAPSFAPSSSVDGNNTDSEFEKGLKHKAKNQEPPKTVTPVKDEYEFDEDDEQDRVPPVDDKHLLKKDYRKETKSNSFISIPKMEVKTYTKNNTIAPKKAAHRILSDTSDEEDASVTVGTGEKLRLSAHSVLPSNKTRESSNIKQQKEKNKVKKKRKKETKGKEVRFGKKNDKFCSSESESENLESDEDDRDSVESSNCIKDSTIVLKEPSLFSSLSASSTSSHGSLASQKHNSNLAEQHSKHWRTDNWKTISSPAWSDVSSLSDSTRTRLTSESDYSSEDSSLASLKPVRKKQEHKKKNTPHNSVSEKKNSFHSNVDGAIPKLDKEGKVVKKHKTKHKHKNKEKGQCSNNQDIKMKNFPYDYEDSKQKSDKALIVDSENPIENKLKVLKHDREHFKKEEKLIKTKSEDKEWLFKDEIIKVSKEEKSLKRIKEGNKELNKAFREEKDRSSKTEKEKSVKEKSPKEEKLRIHKEDKKKKSKDKQSKSEKKNDMKEEKISKSEKEKTFKEDKEKFKKEKVYREESGFEEFCNKSQFLESEDTKFSLSDDQQERWFSDLSDSSFDFKGEDSWDSPVTDYREIKNDSVAKLILETVKEETKEKKRDNKSKEKREYNEKRNEKDSFFKKKDRDYLDKTSEKKKDPTEKHRSISSYLSEKEKRRKDSADGIRDRKEKDVGDNCKDRKDSFDSSKDRKDAKVKQEETYRDDLKEYGCENLIFKDKLDSEFGKNLETWGERHHSGKEKDKKDTTDKDKKEKLKSDKYKEKSKEIDKEKNEKSILEKTQKDKELDKCFKEKKETKEKYKDLHNKDKERKSSLDQIKEKKDKSFSGTISEDFAEKRDEKKTKDKSWYIADIFTDESEDEKEEYNSGGFKIGDTIGNDVSRVESVQEKDEDKETYTSEKHRKYSSDKQHSGEKQKDKESKEKKKEKGLTEGGKDKKEKNFEKHKEKKEKDSVEKYKDRKDRTSIDSIQEKKSKQKIPEKVERKHSTDDKVKNKHKEKPDKEHSKERKSSKGADMEKSLLEKLEEEALNEYRDDSNDKISELSSDSFTDRGQDPGMSSLLESSFTEPAEDKFKDSIPFPSLQDKLKEKERHRHSSSSSKKSHEREKAKKEKSEKKEKGDDFKDSRKESAQYEKDFSLDSDSFGMSYNMKTEVEDELEKTIEFFSTEKKDKNDTERELSKKSEKEKVYASNSISTTKEKKKRDKHREKWKDEKEKHREKHTDGFFKHHKDEQKSVIKEKDNPQVNAFKDKSKDESIKLNESRLKEKEKSDSLKISNGNDKIPPSKDAGKKETRPREKLLGDGDLMMTSFERMLCQKDLEIEERHKRHKERMKQMEKMRHRSGDPKLKEKARSSEEARKRSLDLPSKKPLGLDSQLKEKKMKELGPVTPVVSTESKPHPAVGTDSKDWLTGPHMKEILPASPRPDQSRPTGVPAPASVVSCPSYEEVMQTPRTPSCSNEDYTDLMFDCADSQHTMSMNACSPSFFDRYTNTSGGLPENPSQTPTRTLPTNLYRSISVDIRRTPEEEFTVGDKFFRQQSVPATSNYDSPGQHLMEEKVPLPSVPAEKFPCLSPGYYSPDYGIPSPKVETLHCTSGAIGNVAPSPESVFSGLQAKSSPSHRDELLAPTIESALPPDLGIPLDATEDQQATAAIIPPEPSYLQPIEEGPFNAVISEEDNTDWANPPRNSEQPITQSLIGTASETPVNWSVGSELLIKSPQRFPESPKPFCSSDPIHPTPVPFIPSDSPYPVSPISYPLSVSEPGLNDVKEVAEEAISGEIAASEEQTSYIPPSRLDSFFTNCKPLPEETPEIVQESTCIPTVTQVEALGSLENNFLENNISVINQEEPVAWPDPFTNAEDDLDLGPFSLPELPLQTKDVPDAEMTEAEPIGESTVVASEGTNPGDPGVFNGNLSLLAAEEQDELPPNQAAALLPVTAGPEPEEPKPEVIAVEAAAEAGSVPEEKTSEQIDSHPFQPVASTELPPQTGDQERETNPEESFVANCPLESCAENPLTQTSIDCASAQEDIVVGTVSQTGSSQVDPPPGHAQQEAIESAPKPIPEVPKPPKVEEIPQRITRNRAQMLANQNKQNTSPSEKEFPPVSAPSTRAKGRVTDEEDAQAQHPRKRRFQRSSQQLQQQINTSTQQTREMIQQTLAAIVDAIKLDDIEPYHSDRSNPYFEYLQIRKKIEEKRKILCYITPQAPQCYAEYVTYTGSYLLDGKPLSKLHIPVIAPPPSLAEPLKELFKQQETVRGKLRLQHSIEREKLIVSCEQEILRVHCRAARTIANQAVPFSACTMLLDSEVYNMPLESQGDENKSVRDRFNARQFISWLQDVDDKYDRMKTCLLMRQQHEAAALNAVQRMEWQLKVQELDPAGHKSLCVNEVPSFYVPMVDVNDDFVLLPA from the exons AAAAGCAGGGTCCTGAGCGGAAGAGGATTAAAAAGGAGCCCGCCACCAGGAAACCTGGTTTACTGTTTGGAATGGGGCTATCTGGAATTAGAGCAGGTTATCCACTCTCAGAGCGCCAGCAGGTCGCCCTTCTCATGCAGATGACAGCAGAAGAGTCTGCAAATAGCCCAG TAGACACAACACCAAAGCATCCCTCTCAGTCTACAGTTTGTCAGAAGGGAACTCCTAACTCTGCCTCCAAAACCAAAGATAAAGTAAATAAGAGAAATGAGCGTGGAGAGACTCGACTGCATCGCGCTGCCATCCGAGGAGATGCCCGGCGCATCAAGGAGCTCATCAACGAGGGAGCCGATGTCAACGTAAAAGACTTTGCAG GCTGGACGGCATTGCATGAGGCTTGTAATCGAGGTTACTATGATGTTGCAAAGCAGTTGCTTGCAGCAGGTGCTGAAGTCAACACAAAGGGGCTGGATGATGACACCCCACTGCATGATGCAGCCAATAACGGACACTACAAG GTGGTGAAGTTATTGTTGCGATATGGAGGAAATCCTCATCAGAGTAACCGGAAAGGAGAGACTCCTTTGAAAGTAGCCAATTCTCCAACTATGGTAAATCTCCTACTAGGGAAGGGCACCTATACTTCCAGTGAAGAGAGCTCAACAG AGAGTTCAGAAGAAGAAGATGCCCCATCATTTGCACCTTCTAGTTCAGTTGATGGCAATAACACGGACTCTGAATTTGAAAAAGGCCTGAAGCATAAGGCCAAGAATCAGGAGCCACCAAAAACAGTTACCCCTGTGAAAGATGAATATGAATTTGATGAGGATGACGAACAAGATAGAGTTCCTCCAGTTgatgataagcatttattgaaaaaGGATTACAGAAAAGAAACTAAATCAAATAGTTTTATATCTATTCCCAAAATGGAAGTTAAAACCTATACTAAAAATAACACAATTGCACCAAAGAAAGCTGCCCATCGCATCCTTTCAGACACCTCAGATGAAGAGGATGCAAGTGTAACTGTGGGTACTGGAGAGAAACTAAGACTTTCAGCTCATTCTGTATTGCCCAGTAACAAGACACGAGAGTCATCTAACATCAagcaacagaaagagaaaaataaagttaaaaagaagcggaagaaagagacaaaaggcaAGGAAGTTCGATTtggcaaaaaaaatgacaagttttGCTCTTCAGAGTCAGAGAGTGAGAATTTGGAGAGTGATGAGGATGATAGAGACTCTGTTGAAAGTTCTAATTGTATCAAGGACTCCACTATCGTGCTAAAGGAACCCTCACTTTTCAGCTCACTTTCTGCCTCATCCACTTCTTCTCATGGAAGTTTAGCATCCCAGAAACATAATTCAAATCTTGCAGAGCAGCACTCCAAGCATTGGAGAACAGATAATTGGAAaaccatttcttctccagcttggTCAGATGTCAGTTCCTTATCAGACTCTACAAGGACAAGACTGACAAGTGAGTCTGATTATTCTTCTGAAGACTCCAGTTTGGCATCATTAAAACCAGTTAGAAAGAAACAGGAACACAAGAAGAAAAATACTCCACATAATTCCGTATCTGAAAAGAAGAACTCTTTCCATTCTAATGTGGATGGAGCAATTCCAAAACTAGATAAAGAGGGGAAGGTTgttaaaaagcataaaacaaaacataaacacaaaaacaaagagaaaggacAGTGTTCAAATAATCaagatattaaaatgaaaaactttccTTACGATTATGAGGACTCTAAGCAAAAGTCAGATAAGGCCTTAATTGTTGATAGTGAAAATccaattgaaaataaattaaaagtactAAAGCATGATAGAGAACAtttcaagaaagaagagaaattaatcAAAACTAAGTCTGAGGATAAGGAATGGTTGTTTAAAGATGAGATAATAAAAGTCTCCAAAGAAGAGAAATCACTAAAACGAATCAAAGAGGGGAACAAAGAACTCAATAAAGCTTTCAGAGAGGAGAAAGATCGATCAagtaaaactgaaaaggaaaaatcagtTAAGGAGAAGTCTCCAAAAGAGGAGAAACTTAGAATTCACAaggaggacaaaaagaaaaaatcaaaggacAAGCAATcaaaatcagagaagaaaaatgacatgaAGGAGGAGAAAATTTCCAAATCTGAGAAAGAGAAGACCtttaaagaagataaagaaaaatttaaaaaagaaaaagtttatagGGAAGAATCTGGTTTTGAGGAATTTTGTAATAAAAGTCAGTTTTTAGAGAGTGAAGATACCAAATTCAGCCTTTCTGATGATCAGCAAGAGAGGTGGTTTTCTGATTTATCTGATTCATCGtttgatttcaaaggagaagaTAGTTGGGATTCTCCAGTGACAGACTATAGAGAGATAAAAAATGACTCCGTAGCAAAACTAATTTTGGAAACAGTGaaggaggaaacaaaggaaaagaagagggataacaaaagtaaagaaaaaagagaatataatgaAAAACGTAATGAAAAggactctttctttaaaaagaaagacagagattaTTTGGACAAAacctctgaaaaaaagaaagatccaaCTGAGAAACACAGAAGTATTTCCAGTTACTtatcagaaaaggagaaaaggaggaaagattcTGCAGATGGTATCAGAGATCGGAAAGAAAAAGATGTGGGTGATAACTGTAAAGACAGAAAAGACTCATTTGATAGCTCCAAAGACAGAAAAGATGCCAAGGTTAAACAGGAGGAAACCTACAGAGACGACCTTAAAGAATATGGTTGtgaaaatctaatttttaaggacaAATTAGATTCAGAATTTGGAAAAAATCTAGAGACTTGGGGGGAAAGACATCattcagggaaagaaaaagataaaaaagatactACTGATaaggacaaaaaagagaaactgaaatcagataaatataaagaaaaatctaaagaaatagacaaagaaaaaaatgaaaaatccattcttgaaaaaactcaaaaagacaaagaattggataagtgttttaaagagaaaaaagaaacaaaagaaaaatataaggatTTGCAcaacaaagacaaagaaaggaagtCTTCCCTTGatcaaattaaagaaaagaaagacaaaagtttCTCAGGAACTATCTCAGAGGACTTTGctgaaaaaagagatgaaaaaaagactaaagataAAAGCTGGTACATTGCAGATATTTTCACAGATGAAAGTGAAGATGAGAAAGAGGAGTATAATTCAGGTGGATTCAAAATTGGGGACACAATTGGCAATGATGTGTCAAGAGTGGAGAGTGTACAAGAAAAAGATGAGGATAAAGAAACTTACACCTCAGAAAAACACCGAAAATATTCTTCAGATAAGCAGCACTCtggagaaaagcagaaagataaagaatccaaggagaagaaaaaggaaaagggattaacagaaggagggaaagataaaaaagaaaaaaactttgaaaaacataaagagaagaaagagaaagattctgTTGAAAAATATAAGGATAGAAAAGATAGAACTTCCATTGACTCTatccaagaaaagaaaagtaaacaaaaaattcCTGAAAAGGTTGAAAGGAAACACTCCACTGATGACAAGGTCAAAAACAAACATAAAGAAAAGCCAGATAAAGAACATTCCAAAGAGAGGAAATCTTCCAAGGGGGCAGATATGGAGAAAAGCTTATTGGAGAAGTTGGAAGAAGAAGCCCTTAATGAATATAGAGATGATTCTAATGATAAGATCAGTGAACTCTCATCTGACAGCTTCACAGACCGAGGGCAAGATCCAGGCATGAGCAGTCTCCTTGAATCATCATTCACAGAACCTGCTGAGGACAAATTTAAGGAttctattccctttccttccttacaagACAAACTGAAAGAAAAGGAGCGACACAGgcattcttcatcttcatcaaagAAAAGTCACGAAAGGGAAAAGGCCAAGAAAGAGAAgtctgagaaaaaagaaaaaggtgatgATTTTAAGGACAGTAGAAAAGAATCAGCCCAGTATGAAAAAGACTTCTCCTTGGATAGTGATTCTTTTGGCATGTCATATAACATGAAAACAGAGGTAGAAGATGAATTAGAGAAAACTATTGAGTTTTTCTCAactgaaaagaaagacaaaaatgatactGAAAGGGAACTTTctaagaaatcagaaaaggaaaaagtttatGCTTCAAATTCCATCAGTACAactaaggaaaagaagaaaagagataaacaccgagaaaaatggaaagatgaaaaggaaaaacatagagAAAAACACACAGATGGATTTTTTAAGCATCATAAGGATGAACAGAAGTCTGTGATTAAAGAGAAGGACAATCCTCAAGTGAATGCTTTCAAAGATAAATCAAAGGATGAAAGTATCAAGCTTAATGAAAGcagattaaaagagaaagaaaagtctgACTCATTGAAGATTAGTAATGGAAATGACAAAATTCCACCATCCAAAGAtgcaggaaagaaggaaactaGACCCAGAGAAAAACTTTTAGGAGATGGTGACCTGATGATGACGAGTTTTGAGCGGATGCTGTGCCAGAAAGACCTGGAGATTGAAGAGCGTCATAAGCGGCACAAAGAACGGATGAAACAGATGGAGAAGATGAGGCACAGGTCTGGGGACCCAAAACTGAAAGAGAAAGCGAGATCCTCTGAGGAGGCAAGGAAGAGGAGTCTAGATTTGCCTTCCAAAAAGCCACTTGGACTGGACTCTCAgcttaaagagaaaaagatgaaggaGCTGGGCCCAGTGACCCCTGTGGTGTCCACAGAAAGCAAGCCCCACCCTGCTGTGGGCACTGACTCAAAAGATTGGCTGACTGGTCCTCACATGAAAGAAATCTTGCCTGCTTCCCCACGCCCAGACCAGAGCCGTCCCACAGGGGTGCCAGCTCCAGCTTCTGTGGTTTCTTGTCCTAGTTATGAGGAAGTAATGCAGACTCCTAGAACCCCATCATGCAGCAATGAAGATTACACTGACTTGATGTTTGACTGTGCTGATTCTCAGCATACCATGTCCATGAATGCATGCTCACCATCCTTTTTTGACAGATACACAAATACTTCTGGAGGGCTTCCTGAAAATCCAAGTCAAACTCCCACAAGGACTCTCCCCACAAATCTTTATCGTTCAATCTCTGTTGATATCAGGAGGACCCCTGAAGAGGAATTCACTGTTGGGGATAAGTTTTTCAGACAGCAAAGTGTACCTGCtacatcaaattatgattctccAGGGCAACATTTAATGGAAGAAAAGGTTCCTTTGCCATCTGTTCCTGCAGAAAAGTTCCCATGTTTGTCTCCTGGTTACTATTCTCCAGATTATGGGATTCCTTCACCTAAAGTTGAAACATTACATTGCACATCAGGGGCTATTGGAAATGTTGCTCCATCTCCTGAAAGTGTGTTCTCTGGTTTGCAAGCAAAATCCTCTCCTTCTCATAGAGATGAGCTTTTAGCCCCAACTATAGAAAGTGCTCTTCCCCCTGATTTGGGCATCCCCTTGGATGCTACAGAAGATCAACAAGCAACTGCTGCTATTATTCCACCAGAGCCAAGCTATCTGCAACCAATAGAAGAGGGTCCCTTTAATGCTGTTATTTCAGAAGAGGATAATACAGACTGGGCAAACCCTCCTAGAAACTCAGAGCAACCCATTACTCAGAGTTTAATTGGAACTGCCTCTGAAACTCCTGTAAATTGGTCAGTAGGATCCGAACTTCTGATTAAATCCCCACAGAGATTTCCAGAGTCTCCCAAACCTTTCTGTTCTTCAGATCCCATACATCCAACTCCTGTACCATTTATACCTTCTGATTCTCCTTACCCAGTTTCTCCTATATCATATCCATTGTCTGTGTCTGAACCAGGTCTGAATGATGTAAAGGAAGTTGCTGAGGAAGCAATTTCAGGAGAAATAGCAGCATCAGAGGAACAAACTTCTTACATACCCCCTTCTAGATTAGATTCATTCTTTACTAACTGTAAGCCTCTTCCAGAAGAAACACCCGAGATTGTTCAAGAATCCACATGCATACCAACCGTAACCCAGGTCGAAGCTCTTGGCTCCTTGGAAAATAactttttagaaaataatatttctgtcATAAATCAAGAAGAACCAGTAGCATGGCCTGATCCTTTCACAAATGCAGAAGATGACTTAGATCTGGGCCCCTTTTCTTTACCAGAACTTCCACTTCAAACTAAAGATGTCCCAGATGCTGAAATGACTGAAGCAGAACCTATTGGAGAAAGCACTGTTGTTGCCTCAGAAGGTACAAATCCTGGAGACCCCGGAGTCTTCAATGGGAACCTTTCTTTATTAGCTGCAGAAGAGCAAGATGAGCTGCCCCCTAACCAGGCAGCAGCCCTCCTGCCTGTGACAGCAGGGCCAGAACCTGAGGAACCAAAGCCAGAAGTCATTGCTGTGGAAGCTGCTGCAGAAGCTGGGAGTGTGCCTGAGGAGAAGACTTCTGAACAAATAGACTCTCACCCTTTTCAGCCAGTGGCCTCCACTGAACTTCCTCCTCAGACAGGTGACCAAGAACGggaaacaaatccagaagagtcCTTTGTAGCCAACTGTCCATTGGAGAGTTGTGCTGAGAATCCTTTGACCCAAACCAGCATTGACTGTGCCTCTGCTCAAGAAGATATTGTTGTTGGCACTGTCAGTCAGACTGGTTCTTCCCAGGTGGATCCACCTCCAGGCCATGCCCAGCAGGAAGCTATAGAGTCTGCCCCCAAACCAATCCCTGAAGTTCCCAAACCTCCCAAAGTTGAAGAAATTCCTCAACGAATCACTAGGAACCGTGCTCAAATGCTTGCCAATCAAAACAAACAGAACACCTCTCCCTCAGAAAAAGAGTTTCCACCAGTTTCTGCTCCTTCCACTAGAGCAAAGGGGCgagttacagatgaagaagatgCTCAAGCCCAACACCCCCGGAAACGTCGTTTCCAACGCTCCAGCCAGCAGCTGCAGCAGCAGATTAACACATCGACCCAGCAGACTCGGGAGATGATCCAGCAGACACTGGCAGCCATTGTGGATGCTATAAAGCTGGATGACATCGAGCCCTATCATAGCGACAGGTCGAACCCCTATTTTGAATACCTTCAGATCAGGAAAAAGattgaggaaaagaggaaaattctCTGCTACATCACTCCCCAAGCACCCCAGTGTTACGCTGAATATGTCACCTACACAGGCTCTTACCTGCTGGACGGCAAACCCCTCAGCAAGCTCCACATTCCCGTG ATTGCCCCACCTCCATCTCTGGCAGAGCCGCTGAAGGAGTTATTTAAGCAGCAGGAGACCGTCAGGGGCAAGCTCCGCCTCCAGCACAGCATAGAGCGG GAAAAGCTGATTGTTTCATGTGAACAGGAGATTCTGCGGGTTCATTGTCGAGCAGCGCGGACTATTGCTAACCAGGCCGTACCCTTCAGTGCCTGCACCATGCTTCTGGACTCGGAGGTCTACAACATGCCCCTGGAGAGTCAG GGGGATGAAAATAAGTCGGTGAGAGATCGTTTCAATGCTCGGCAGTTCATTTCCTGGTTACAGGATGTAGATGACAAATATGACCGGATGAAG ACATGTCTGTTGATGCGACAGCAACACGAAGCAGCGGCTCTCAATGCCGTGCAAAGAATGGAGTGGCAGCTGAAGGTTCAGGAGCTGGACCCCGCAGGGCACAAATCCCTCTGTGTGAATGAGGTGCCGTCCTTCTATGTGCCAATGGTCGATGTCAACGATGACTTTGTGCTCTTGCCAGCATGA